Within Oncorhynchus keta strain PuntledgeMale-10-30-2019 chromosome 30, Oket_V2, whole genome shotgun sequence, the genomic segment TCCAGATAACTGGTGGACTGGATAGGAGACAGATGTAGCCAGGTTGACTCCAACATTGCTGTATGTCAGAGGGTCACATCTTAACACAAATTACTGTATCATCTTCTACCATAGTGACATCCTCCTCTTCACCACCCCACCTGATTGACAGCAAAGAAGTGCTTCTCTCCTTGGGACTCGGTGTAACCCTCCACCCTATCTACCCCTGTTGCCCCCAGAGCAGGGGGTAAGGACACCACAGTCGCCACAATGCTGGAGTCTGTAAGGAACACGTTTCACGCCCAGCTGGCCACCGTCATGGACTCCCTGCTGGCGGCAGCGGTGTGTGAGATCGCAAAAATCTTTGAGAGCAGTCTGTGTGAGCAGCAGGAGGAgctgacacagagaggagaggagatcacaGGCCTGAGGGGGAGGCTGGAGCGGGCAGAGAGGAGGctgaagaaggaaggagaggaggaggaagaaggagagggccTACTGGATGTGGTAGAAGGACCAGTGAGAAAAACAGGAGGAGATGGCAGCCCGGGGCAGCAGTCTGAACCAAGAGCTGGTAAAAAAAAATGATGAAAATGATCTTAGGAACATTTTGGTTGAAAACACAACTAAACTACTGTCTGGTTGTCTGTCCTACACCGTTTGTTCAGGTTCAAGCTGGGATTCGGATGCGGCCTCTGAGACCCCTCCACTGGTCCAGGACAGCGGATGTAAGAAGTCCCACAGGATGAAAAAGGAGAGAACTGAGCTGGAGGGGTCCTCCATCAAAGAAGAGGTCAGTCAGTCATTCTCTAACACAATAAGAATGTCTGTCTTTCTCTATTTAATTACCGTTTTCTTCTATGTCACAAAGATAGTCCTGCTGCTTTGAGTTTTCAATGGTTAATTTATTCAAAGGCTGTTAACACAGCTGTGACGCTGGCCCCCACATTAATGTTTTATTCTCTCCCTTTAGCTTAAACATTGCCCTCTTCCACAGTTCGAGGAGCCCCACCCTGCCCCTGTGGAGGGGGAGGGCCAAGGGCCAGGGAGGAGCTCTTCTGCTGGGGGTCAGAGGCTGGGGGAACCCTTGTCTGACACAACAGGGACCAAGGCAAAGTGTAAGGAATTGTAATCCTTAACCAATCAATCTACATGTTTGTGTTttacagtccctccaggatttaGCGATTCTGCGATAGATTATTTTTTTGGGTGAATCAACAATTCCTTGCGTATTATGCTAAGGCTTGCAAATTTTCCAATCACCACACTATTATTGCATAAAACAGCCAAAATGAATATTGACATTACCACATAAAACTGTCCAATCACCTCAGTACAAAAAGAGGGCTTTCAATCTTAACCAGTCACTGCTCTTTTACTGCATACAATTGTTCAATCAAACCATCAACAAACTTTTACCCCCGTCAGCTAATTTTCCTGACAAAATCATTGCAAATTGCCATCCAAAATGTCAGAATTGCCGCAAGCAAAATCAAGCATTTTGGCCCACAACTATCGCAACTATACGCTGCGATTTTAGAGCAAATAAACCTTGTCTTTTCATTCTTTATTGTATTTTATACTTGTGGAATTGTTGGAATGAGTATATTTGAGCCCCCTTCATGATGTTGTTCCTATCTCTTGGTAGTATCTCATTGGGAGGGAGACCCTAGACCTCTTCAGAGCCAGAGCTCCACCTCCTTCTTCCATGGCCCCCGAGTTGGACATTTCTCTCCCAGACCCGACCACAGGTCTCCTGGGCTTGACCCCTGGGCCAGTGGGGTTCCTCTAGAGCTTCAGGATCCAAGTTTCCTGGACCAGAGCCCAGACCAGGTACTAGAGCAGAGAGAGCCCCGGCAGTCACAGGACCAAACCAACCAATCCCAGAGAGGCCTGAGACCAAGAGACGACAGAGGGAGGGGCCTAGTTCATCAGAACCGCTGGTCATTGGCTGCCAAGGATCCAGTCAGACCACACCCCAACGCACATGCTCAGAAACACGCACAaggtcacgcacacacactgggCGGGGCGAGACCCTACACTTGCCCGTACTGCGGCAAGAGCTTCAGCTACCCATCCCACCAGCGCAGGCACCTGCTGCGCCACACAGGGGTGAGGATGTACCCCTGCTTGGTATGCGACAAGAGCTTCCTGACTCCGTCAGAGCTCACGGTGCATACCCGCGTCCACACAGGGGAAAGGCCGTTTGGCTGCACCCAGTGTGGAAAGCGTTTTGCCCGCAGCGGGAACCTCCGGGCCCACCAGCGAGACGTCCACCTGGGGAAGAGACCCTTTGTCTGCCAGGAGTGTGGCAAGAGGTTCGCCCACAGGGGCAACCTGAGGGTGCACTATCAGAGGGTACACCAGGGCCTGCCATACCATGAGGATGAGTATGACCAGGATGGCAACACTCTCCCCTCTACTGGGTAAAGGGTCAACAGGGTCACATTCAGTAGGAGCTAATGGgagaaaacattttaaaatggaaAATAAGTGTTCTTGCAGTGCATTTGGagaatattcagaccccttgactttttccacattttattatgttatagccttattctaaaattgattaaatttatATTTTTctcaatctacactcaataccccataatgaataagaaaaaacaggtttttagaatattTTGCATATGTATAAAAAAGTAAACcttggggaatagttacaggggagaggaggggggatgaatgagccaattgtaagctggggatgattaggtgactgtgatggtatgagggccagattggtaatttagccaggacaccggggttaacacctctACTTTTACAATAAGTgcaacatcccatccgaaagacggcacccgacacagggcaatgtccccaatcactaccctggggcattgggatatttttttagagcAAAGGAAATAGTGCCTCCTACtgtccctccaacaccacttccagcagcatctggtctcccatctaggCACCGACCAGGACCAACGccgcttagcttcagaagcaagccagcagtgggatgcagaccctttactcattacattgtttaagcacctttggcagtgattacagcttcgggtcttattgggtatgacactacaagcttgacacaccagTATTTGGAGAGTTTTTCCAATTCTTTgtagattctctcaagctctgtcaggttggatggggagcatctctagagatgttctattgggttgaagtctgagctctggctaggacattcagagacccgTCCCAAAGCCActactgcattgtcttggctgtgtgcttagggtcgttgtcctgttggaaggtgaaccttcatcccagttTGAGGCTgagtgctttggagcaggttttcatcaagcatctctctgtactttgctctgttcatctttcccttgatccctgccgctgaaaaagatccccacagcatgatgctgccaccaccatgcttcaccgtagggatggtgcaaggtttcctccagacgtgatgcttggcattctggccaaaaagttcaatcttggtttcagctaaacaaagaatcttgtttctcattgtctgagagtcctttaggtgccttttggcaaactccaaacaggATGTTGTGCCTTTTTTACTCAGGACGGACTTAtgtctggccgctctaccataaaggcctgattggtggagtgttgcagagatgggagaatcttccagaaggacaaccatctccacaaaagaactctggagctctgtcagagtgaccatcgggttcttgctcagtttggccaggcggccagctctaggaagagtcttggtggttccataatttttacatttaagaatgatggaggccactatgttcttggagaccttcaatgcagAAGACTTTTTTGTACCCTCCCCCCCCCAGATCTCTGCcgtgacacaatcctgtcttggagttcTACAGACAAttacttcaacctcatggcttggtttttgctctgacatacactgtcaactgtgggaccttatatagacagatgtgtgcttttccaaatgaGGAAAACAATGAATtgaatccgttttagaataaggctgtaacgtaacaaaatgtggggaaaaggaaagggatctgaatacttcccgaatgcccTGTATTTAGCATGCTGTCTTCTATGAATTAGGCCTACCTGCACATCTGTCTGCATTTTAAACTCATGTCCCATAGGAATGACTCCACCTGTCAAGAGACAATGATGAAGACAGGAAATGGTGTGAGAGCGAGAAAGGAAAGCAGCGCTCCCTGCGGGAGGAAGAGAAGGCATTTCTAAGTGTTGCATCATTTAAAGGGTTGTTATATTGTTAGTGGTGTTTTTATACTGAGAGACGGTGCTTTTGCCCTTTACTCTACATGGTTGTGTATGTTAGCAAAAGTGACAAACGTGCAAACTGATTGATTATGAATGATACGATTAGCATAACATTCCCTATTTTGTGTCGTTAGTCATCCTCCATGTGTAGTGTTCATATAAAGTAATTAACCAAAATAAAACCAGGTGTATTCAGTCGATCTTGCAATGATGATACAGTATCTTATTTCTGAATATGCTTTCTTTGGTTCATAAGGTAAGGAAAAGCAGGAACAAGATTTTAGAAGGTACTGTACTTTTTTGGAGGGTACGTGCAGTACCATTAATTGCCACCAGAGAGCAGTCTTACTGCTGTGTTCTCCATTATAATGCATAGAAGACATGCACTGACAGTATAGTAGGCTGGTTGAAGACGTCGGCCTCGTCAGCACGTTTTACGTCTAGTGTGTGTGAAGCATTATTGGCCTGTTGGCTTTGCAAGTCACATTCTCTGCTTTAACAGAGAGAATTCCCTGTTCCCTCAGGTTATGTCAGACTTCTGCCGACCTGTTCGAGGAAGGCTCCACACCACTCTCTCACTTGAGTATCTTACCTAGTAAGTTTCAGATCAAATTGAGATTTTTTTGTAGCTTTGGCAACTATGTATGTGTTTTCTATACCTGTTCACTCCTCTCCCAGTAGGCTTTACTGACGCTCCTCTCCCAGTAGggtttacagacgctcctctcccagtaggctttacagacgctcctctcccagtaggctttacagacgctcctctcccagtaggctttacagacgctcctctcccagtaggctttacagacgctcctctcccagtaggctttacagacgctcctctcccagtaggctttacagacgctcctctcccagtaggctttacagacgctcctctcccagtaggctttacagacgctcctctcccagtaggctttacagacgctccccaccccttggctgcaacccttctaatttagtgAACCCTGCACACAACCCATGTGGAATTCCTGGTCTCTGGCAGCGATTGGAACTGACAATTTGCGATCAAGAATGCTGAGTTCATCCCTTAAGTCCCTTTGTTGTCCTGATAGAGACATTGATCACCTCTCCCCAGAGAACACTGCTtctccagctgctctctcttcatctgactaCGTTttctctcatagtctgagagcATCTGGTCGTTGTGGCACAGGGCTACTAATTTCTCCTAACTGGAGATTTTCTCCTTTcttcctcacctgtctcctcatTTGAATTCCCTGCTGTCATTGCCCACCAGGTGTCCtaagagttcctcaatgagcttgacaccttgataGGCTAATTTCCTGACAATGGCTCGCTGCTCTTGATTTCTTTccaactctctctttcccctccttgcctcttttgacctcaccctttcccagtccctTCCCACACGCAAGACAGGTAATACACTTGACCTCATCCTTTCCCAGTCCCTTCCCACACACAAGACAGGTAATACACTTGACCTCATCCTTTCCCAGTCCCTTCCCACACGCAAGACAGGTAATACACTTGACCTCatcctttcccagtcccctcccacacACAAGACAGGTAATACACTGGACCTCatcctttcccagtcccctcccacacGCAAGACAGGTAATACACTTGACCTCatcctttcccagtcccctcccacacACAAGACAGGTAATACacttgacctcaccctttcccagtcccctcccacacGCAAGACAGGTAATACACTTGACCTCATCCTTTCCCAGTCCCTTCCCACACGCAAGACAGGTAATACACTTGACCCCatcctttcccagtcccctcccacacACAAGACAGGCAATACACTTGACCTCatcctttcccagtcccctcccacacACAAGACAGGCAATACACTTGACCTCatcctttcccagtcccctcccacacACAAGACAGGCAATACACTTGACCTCatcctttcccagtcccctcccacacACAAGACAGGCAATACACTTGACCTCatcctttcccagtcccctcccacacGCAAGACAGGTAATACACTTGACCTCaacctttcccagtcccctcccacacGCAAGACAGGTAATACacttgacctcaccctttcccagtcccctcccacacAAGACAGGTAATACTCTTGACCTCatcctttcccagtcccctcccacacGCAAGACAGGTAATACacttgacctcaccctttcccagtcccctcccacacACAAGACAGGCAATACACTTGACCTCatcctttcccagtcccctcccacacACAAGACAGGCAATACACTTGACCTCATCCTTTCCCAATCCCCTCCCACACACAAGACAGGTAATACACTTGACCTCatcctttcccagtcccctcccacacACAAGACAGGCAATACacttgacctcaccctttcccaatCCCCTCCCACACACAAGACAGGTAATACACTTGACCTCatcctttcccagtcccctcccacacGTAAGACAGGTAATACACTTGACCTCATCCTTTCCCAATCCCCTCCCACACACAAGACAAATAATACacttgacctcaccctttcccagtaCCCTCCCACACACAAGACAGGCAATACACTTGACCTCATCCTTTCCCAATCCCCTCCCACACACAAGACAAATAATACacttgacctcaccctttcccagtaCCCTCCCACACACAAGACAGGCAATACACTTGACCTAatcctttcccagtcccctcccacacACAAGACAGGCAATACACTTGACCTCATCCTTTCCCAATCCCCTCCCACACACAAGACAAATAATACACTTGACCTCATCCTTTCCCAATCCCCTCCCACACACAAGACAAATAATACacttgacctcaccctttcccagtaCCCTCCTACACACAAGACAGGCAATATGCTTGAACTCATCACTACTAGAGGATGTtttcctactaatctcactgcaacccccctccaggtctctgatcactacttaGTTCATTTTTTCCAACCCTacccactcagcccctacccagatggtcatgtgccatcgcaatcttcgctctctctctctcccactactctcctCTTCTATCATATCATCTCCCTTCTGCTGAATCATCCTCCCTTCTGTCTCCTGATTTTGCCTCTtcgaccctactctcctcccttctGTCTCCTGATTTTGCCTCTtcgaccctactctcctcccttctGTCTCCTGATTTTGCCTCTtcgaccctactctcctcccttctGTCTCCTGATTTTGCCTCTtcgaccctactctcctccctttctgcgtCCTTTGATTTGCACTGTCCCCTTACCTCCCGGCCGTCTcggccctcccctcctgctccctgactgtgtctctctgtgagcTGACAGAATGAGGCTCCGGAAATGATGGAAAGGTCCTCTGGAAGTTattctttcactccctccttctcttcctctgtatccactGCTGAAGCAACTTCTATCACTTAACatttcaagcttctgcctctaaccctaggaaactttTTTCCACCTTCTCCTTAATCCTCCAGATTAATTCCTGCAACTAGTGAGGTCTGGCCTCCCGactccctgaccactggctgtgtcccCTCTGACTACAAAATGGCCAAGTCACTCCCCTCCTCGAGAAATGAACACTTGACTACTCTGACGTCAAAACAAACAAAttcctttcttttctttccaaaacacttgagcgcgctgtctctgaccaactctcttACTATCTCAGAATGATCTTCTTGACCCAAACCAGACTGGTCACTCAACCGATACTGCTCTTCTCTTTGTCACGGAAGCTCTCAGCAccgccaaagctgactctctctcctctgtttcatcctcctagatctatctgctgcctttgacactgtgaaccatcagatcctcctctccagcctctcagggctgggcgtctcagtcTCTGCACATACATttctgcgtgcctggcagatatctcagcttggacattggcccaccacctcaagctcaaccttgaCAAGACATAATTGCTCTTTCTCCAGGGGAAGGCCTGCCTGCTCCAAGACCTCACCATCACcattgacaactccactgtgtccccctcccagagtgcgaacaaccttggcgtgaccctggacatcACCTTGTCgatctctgcaaacatcaaagcagtgactagctcctgcaggttcatgctctacaacatctgtagagtacgtccctgcctcacacaggaagcagcgcaggtcTTTAATCCAGGCACACCATCGGGACTACttcaactctctgttggctgggctcccagCTTGTGCCATAAAACCCAGCACCTCGCTCCTCCGCACATTCCAATACATTTTAGTcattatccagagcaacttagtgCGTTTATCTTAAGATTGTTAGGTGGGACGACCACATATCGCAGTCATAGTAGGTACATTTTTCCTCAACgaagctatcagcaaagtcaccGCTAGTACGTGGGGGGGGTTGGGTTGAGAAGGGGGGGctgctgtgggattatttaacatagtctttgaagaggtagggtttcagatgttttcggaaTACCaccagggactctgctgtcctagcttacGGGCAAgatggttccaccattggggtgccaggacagagaagagtttggactgggctgagcagagctgccctcccgtagggATGGGAGGcccaagagaccagaggtttcAAAACGGAGtgctggggtgtagggtttgaacGTAGCCGGAAGGTAGTGAGGGActgttcctcttgctgctccgtatGCATGTCCCAcagcacccccctcccccccacccccccatgcCATTCGTGAGCTAACACTCGCACTTGATTTTTCCCCCCTTACGAGCTTTGACTTTTCTGATTTAAaggaaaatgtacttactatgactgtaatatgtggttgtcccacctagctattttAAGATTAATGCGATAATTTGTAAGTTactctggataagtgtctgcaaatgactaaaatgtatacTGTGAACAGGTTTTCTTGATTAGTATCTCTCTCGCTTTGTCTTCtgtctctttatccctctctatttctctcactcacacacatacacacacccacctgAATACGGAGTAGCTTCCTGGGTGGGTCGATTTCCTCATGCTACTGAGGCCATGATTTGTACATTGAAACATTACAttctctgacctctcccctcccccaagGTCTGTGGGGTTGAACTGTTCCATTACAGACCCAGGGCTTTAATGTAATAACACCTCTCagagagcacagagggagaggaatCGCTGTGTGCACGCACTGTGTGGGGGCTAGAGAGAGTGGTATACACCGGGTGTGAGTTAGGTCACtgggttttgtgtgtgtattgagGAGGAGGTTGATCTTGTCAttcatgtttgtttgtgtggggGCTAGAGAGAGTGGTGTTATAGCTTTGCTCTGTGCATATCGAGGCTTTGCCGTTGATATATTTTGATATGTATATACAtcgagtgtataaaacattaggaacatcttcctaatattgagttgcacccccttttgtcctcagaacagcctcaattcatcaggcaTGGACTACAAGGCATCAACAGTGTTCCACagggtgctggtccatgttgactccaatgcttcccacagttgacTGGATGGCCTTTGGGTGGAGGACCATCCTTGATACACACGGTGAACTGTTGAGCGTGACAaatccagcagcattgcagttcttgacacactcaagccGGTGCGCCTGgtatctactaccatacccttttCAAAGgcccttaaatattttgtcttgaccattcaccctctgaatggcacacatacacaatccatgtctcaatagtctcaatgcttaaaaatcaTTTTCTAACCTGTTTCCTTCTCTTCATCTCCACCGATTGAAGTaagatcaataagggatcatagctttcacctggtcagtctgtcatggaaagagcaggtgtccttaatgttttgttcactctgTGTATACAATGTCTCTTCACAATTTCACCCATAAGTTATATTACTGCTTATTCAATGTTTTGTACCCAGTGTATTTTGTTAGTGTGTATATTTTGGTGTGGTGTATGTAATCCCATTTCAGCCCCTGAAAACATAAGGAGCTTTGCCCCTAGGGAAAGGAAACAAATTAACAGTTACGCAGGCACATGCCGTGGCTGTGTCACCTAGATATTGTCAGACACTTTCATGACCTACATTAAATGGGGTGGTTTTCGGCATCGATTAACAGTGTGTGGGAATGGCCTTGTACTGTATTGTGCAGTTACACTAACTGACTGACTATGTACCCTGTTACCCATCTCCATTTCTGATTCAACTATGACTGTTTTTATATATGTTGTTTCACTTGGTGTCTTCTCTGCCTCGGGCTACTTGTTAAATTCTCCAGAACACTATTctgctgcctctcctctgcccaaaatttccttccacccctccctacCTTAACAGTAAAAttaccccccccccaaccccctaAAATATGTAATAAAATATAACTCTGTAGGGGGTTATGGAATTATCACCCCTCAgatgtgtactgtacatacatcCCGTGTGTGTCGGAGAGCGAGACAGACTGCCAACAGTGGGGGTTAGAGGTTTGTTTCCAAGGCTGCTCGTAATCTGCTCTACTGTCTGGTCCCCAGGGACCATGTTTTCATTTAGGTTGCCATTACTGATTGTACTGAATCCTGCCTTCAGGGGATTACAGTGCTGTCTGTCGCTGAAGGAAGCCTGTTTATTCATCTACCAGACTGTACTGAAGAACTCCATGTGCTAACGGTGTTAGCGGACTCTGGTTTAAAACGTTCATCACTGGCCTCCCAattggcacagcggtctaaggcagtgcagtgctagaggcgtcactacagacccgggttcgatccggGCTGATTACAACTGACCGCAAACGGGAGTCCGGTCGGGCGATGaaaaattggcccagcgtcgtccaggttaggggagggtttggcccagcgtcgtccaggttagggcagggtttggcccagcgtcgtccgggttaggggagggtttggcccagcgtcgtccgggttaggggagggtttggcccagcgtcgtccgggttaggggagggtttggcccagcgtcatccgggtttaggggagggtttgaccgggggggctttacttggctcatcgcgctctagcgactccttgtggcgggccaggcgcctgcaggctgacctcagttgaacagtgtttcttccgacacatttgtgcggctggcttctggttTAAGCGGGTGGGTGTTCAGAAGtgtggtttggcgggtcatgtttaggaggacgcatgactcaaccttctactctcccaagcccgttggggagttgcagcgacgagacaagatcagaattggggaaaaatacaaaaaatatatttaaaaaaccaGTTCATCACTGGCGTCTGTCTCGTCAGCCATTTTGTGTTTGTTGAAATATTGATTTTGACGACATGATTCAGAACCATCTTTTATCGTACAGCATTCTAAATACCAGAGCATTCTAACACTGTCCTCACACAACTGTGGATTTATCTATGTGATTTATAACTATAACCCACATCAACCCAGTGTGCATGGAGGAGGTGAGACCATGCACTGGTGTGTAGCATATTCCCCTTTGTGAAAAAGATGGATGGAGATATAATTACAGTGAATGTGCTTTCGGTTGGGAAGAGGAATGCCGGGATAGAGTGGGGATTCATTATCCTAGCGCTCTGAAGTTCCTGTGTTGACACGTCTGCTCCTGCGCCTCCCCTCTGGCGTAAGACATGGCCAGAGTACAAACCACCCGGTCCTGGGATACATCATTACACGCACCTGtgaatcattatgattcacacctggactccacTACCTTCATCATTTCCTCCCCTTTACGTGTCACTCTCCCAGGTTCACTCACCAGTTGGTATTGTTCTTGTGTATCGGTGTACTGCCTCatgttagtgtcgtgttcttggttttgttgttttattaaaacgTTTCACCTGCACCTGCTTCGACTCACCGCCCCATCATTACATGTGTATTCTGAGTGGCTCTGTGGGTTGCTAGGCAACTCTGTGGCTGAGTGGAGCAGAGTGGGGATTGGATGAGGGA encodes:
- the LOC118363393 gene encoding zinc finger protein 585B-like isoform X4 codes for the protein MLESVRNTFHAQLATVMDSLLAAAVCEIAKIFESSLCEQQEELTQRGEEITGLRGRLERAERRLKKEGEEEEEGEGLLDVVEGPVRKTGGDGSPGQQSEPRAGSSWDSDAASETPPLVQDSGCKKSHRMKKERTELEGSSIKEELKHCPLPQFEEPHPAPVEGEGQGPGRSSSAGGQRLGEPLSDTTGTKAKLSHWEGDPRPLQSQSSTSFFHGPRVGHFSPRPDHRSPGLDPWASGVPLELQDPSFLDQSPDQVLEQREPRQSQDQTNQSQRGLRPRDDRGRGLVHQNRWSLAAKDPVRPHPNAHAQKHAQGHAHTLGGARPYTCPYCGKSFSYPSHQRRHLLRHTGVRMYPCLVCDKSFLTPSELTVHTRVHTGERPFGCTQCGKRFARSGNLRAHQRDVHLGKRPFVCQECGKRFAHRGNLRVHYQRVHQGLPYHEDEYDQDGNTLPSTGLCQTSADLFEEGSTPLSHLSILPREGLPAPRPHHHH
- the LOC118363393 gene encoding zinc finger protein 585B-like isoform X3, whose translation is MLESVRNTFHAQLATVMDSLLAAAVCEIAKIFESSLCEQQEELTQRGEEITGLRGRLERAERRLKKEGEEEEEGEGLLDVVEGPVRKTGGDGSPGQQSEPRAGSSWDSDAASETPPLVQDSGCKKSHRMKKERTELEGSSIKEELKHCPLPQFEEPHPAPVEGEGQGPGRSSSAGGQRLGEPLSDTTGTKAKLSHWEGDPRPLQSQSSTSFFHGPRVGHFSPRPDHRSPGLDPWASGVPLELQDPSFLDQSPDQVLEQREPRQSQDQTNQSQRGLRPRDDRGRGLVHQNRWSLAAKDPVRPHPNAHAQKHAQGHAHTLGGARPYTCPYCGKSFSYPSHQRRHLLRHTGVRMYPCLVCDKSFLTPSELTVHTRVHTGERPFGCTQCGKRFARSGNLRAHQRDVHLGKRPFVCQECGKRFAHRGNLRVHYQRVHQGLPYHEDEYDQDGNTLPSTGLCQTSADLFEEGSTPLSHLSILPKQPQFIRHGLQGINSVPQGAGPC
- the LOC118363393 gene encoding zinc finger protein 500-like isoform X2, coding for MLESVRNTFHAQLATVMDSLLAAAVCEIAKIFESSLCEQQEELTQRGEEITGLRGRLERAERRLKKEGEEEEEGEGLLDVVEGPVRKTGGDGSPGQQSEPRAGSSWDSDAASETPPLVQDSGCKKSHRMKKERTELEGSSIKEEFEEPHPAPVEGEGQGPGRSSSAGGQRLGEPLSDTTGTKAKLSHWEGDPRPLQSQSSTSFFHGPRVGHFSPRPDHRSPGLDPWASGVPLELQDPSFLDQSPDQVLEQREPRQSQDQTNQSQRGLRPRDDRGRGLVHQNRWSLAAKDPVRPHPNAHAQKHAQGHAHTLGGARPYTCPYCGKSFSYPSHQRRHLLRHTGVRMYPCLVCDKSFLTPSELTVHTRVHTGERPFGCTQCGKRFARSGNLRAHQRDVHLGKRPFVCQECGKRFAHRGNLRVHYQRVHQGLPYHEDEYDQDGNTLPSTGLCQTSADLFEEGSTPLSHLSILPNLSAAFDTVNHQILLSSLSGLGVSVSAHTFLRAWQISQLGHWPTTSSSTLTRHNCSFSRGRPACSKTSPSPLTTPLCPPPRVRTTLA
- the LOC118363393 gene encoding zinc finger protein 585B-like isoform X1 is translated as MLESVRNTFHAQLATVMDSLLAAAVCEIAKIFESSLCEQQEELTQRGEEITGLRGRLERAERRLKKEGEEEEEGEGLLDVVEGPVRKTGGDGSPGQQSEPRAGSSWDSDAASETPPLVQDSGCKKSHRMKKERTELEGSSIKEELKHCPLPQFEEPHPAPVEGEGQGPGRSSSAGGQRLGEPLSDTTGTKAKLSHWEGDPRPLQSQSSTSFFHGPRVGHFSPRPDHRSPGLDPWASGVPLELQDPSFLDQSPDQVLEQREPRQSQDQTNQSQRGLRPRDDRGRGLVHQNRWSLAAKDPVRPHPNAHAQKHAQGHAHTLGGARPYTCPYCGKSFSYPSHQRRHLLRHTGVRMYPCLVCDKSFLTPSELTVHTRVHTGERPFGCTQCGKRFARSGNLRAHQRDVHLGKRPFVCQECGKRFAHRGNLRVHYQRVHQGLPYHEDEYDQDGNTLPSTGLCQTSADLFEEGSTPLSHLSILPNLSAAFDTVNHQILLSSLSGLGVSVSAHTFLRAWQISQLGHWPTTSSSTLTRHNCSFSRGRPACSKTSPSPLTTPLCPPPRVRTTLA
- the LOC118363393 gene encoding zinc finger protein 629-like isoform X5, which translates into the protein MLESVRNTFHAQLATVMDSLLAAAVCEIAKIFESSLCEQQEELTQRGEEITGLRGRLERAERRLKKEGEEEEEGEGLLDVVEGPVRKTGGDGSPGQQSEPRAGSSWDSDAASETPPLVQDSGCKKSHRMKKERTELEGSSIKEELKHCPLPQFEEPHPAPVEGEGQGPGRSSSAGGQRLGEPLSDTTGTKAKLSHWEGDPRPLQSQSSTSFFHGPRVGHFSPRPDHRSPGLDPWASGVPLELQDPSFLDQSPDQVLEQREPRQSQDQTNQSQRGLRPRDDRGRGLVHQNRWSLAAKDPVRPHPNAHAQKHAQGHAHTLGGARPYTCPYCGKSFSYPSHQRRHLLRHTGVRMYPCLVCDKSFLTPSELTVHTRVHTGERPFGCTQCGKRFARSGNLRAHQRDVHLGKRPFVCQECGKRFAHRGNLRVHYQRVHQGLPYHEDEYDQDGNTLPSTGNDSTCQETMMKTGNGVRARKESSAPCGRKRRHF